From a region of the Aeoliella mucimassa genome:
- a CDS encoding Uma2 family endonuclease, whose product MSIAHENAATNTSAIPSLWENGITLQGVSWETYAKFVDSLGDRRVFVSYDRGLMEIQTVSPSYPHEYGIDLLVSLIHVIRFQRGTAIAGGGSTTHRREDLERGVEPDACFWIENEPKMRGVKELDLNEVPPPDLVIEVDIHSSSVDRIETFCKLGVPEIWLIRDEQLYFLVVDGDQYAEALTSRSFPFVDCASVNEALKAIETLGESEALNQLLTKLKLR is encoded by the coding sequence ATGTCAATCGCCCACGAAAACGCTGCCACCAACACATCCGCGATTCCCTCCCTGTGGGAAAACGGCATCACTCTGCAAGGGGTAAGCTGGGAGACTTATGCGAAGTTCGTCGATAGCCTCGGCGACCGACGGGTGTTCGTAAGCTACGATCGTGGTTTGATGGAGATACAAACGGTGAGCCCTTCGTACCCACACGAGTATGGCATTGACCTGCTAGTTTCGCTGATTCACGTGATTCGGTTCCAGCGAGGGACGGCCATTGCGGGTGGAGGTTCGACAACGCATCGCCGCGAGGATCTTGAACGAGGCGTGGAACCTGATGCTTGTTTCTGGATTGAAAATGAGCCCAAGATGCGAGGCGTCAAAGAACTCGACCTCAATGAAGTGCCGCCCCCCGACTTGGTCATCGAAGTCGATATCCACTCCAGCTCCGTCGACCGTATCGAGACCTTCTGCAAACTGGGTGTTCCCGAAATCTGGCTCATTCGTGACGAGCAGCTGTACTTCCTCGTGGTCGATGGCGATCAATACGCCGAAGCGTTGACGAGTCGCAGTTTTCCGTTTGTCGATTGTGCTTCAGTAAACGAAGCCCTCAAGGCAATTGAAACACTTGGCGAGAGCGAAGCCCTAAATCAGCTCCTAACCAAGCTCAAACTGCGGTGA